In Malus sylvestris chromosome 15, drMalSylv7.2, whole genome shotgun sequence, a single genomic region encodes these proteins:
- the LOC126602053 gene encoding (R)-mandelonitrile beta-glucosyltransferase-like: protein MGLTKPHAVFIPFPAQGHINPMQQLAKLLHYKGFHITFVNTEVTHKRLINSLGANSLDGLPTFRFETIPDGLPATHPRDVPSLCVSTNKTGLGPFRELLKKLNSSPNSPPVTCIIADGVMTFTLDAAHELGIPEVLFWTTSACGFLAYAQYHRLIEEGLTPLKDESHFTNGYLDTVVDWLPGMKDIRLKDIPSFIRTTDPNDVMLEFMVGETERTKKASAVVLNTFESFEKEALDAISSLFPPTYSVGPLNLLFSQIPADNELKAIASSLWTEDKECLDWLDTKEPNSVVYVNFGSTTVMTNEQLVEFSWGLANSNKTFLWIIRPGLVAGDSAVVPPEFLEETGGRGKLASWCPQEQVLTHPAIGGFLTHSGWNSTLESLCGGVPMICWPFFAEQQTNCRYACKHWGIGIEIEDEVKRDYIEGLVRRLMEGEEGKEMRKNALGWKKKIEKATSPKGSSVLDLDNLINQVLIAP, encoded by the exons atGGGTTTAACTAAGCCACATGCAGTCTTCATACCATTTCCAGCACAAGGTCACATAAACCCGATGCAGCAATTAGCTAAACTCCTCCACTACAAAGGCTTCCACATAACATTTGTCAACACAGAGGTCACTCACAAGCGCCTCATTAATTCCCTAGGTGCCAACTCCCTCGACGGCCTTCCCACCTTCCGATTCGAGACCATTCCCGACGGCCTCCCGGCAACTCATCCCCGGGACGTGCCATCACTCTGCGTTTCCACAAACAAAACCGGCTTGGGGCCATTTAGGGAGCTTTTGAAAAAGCTCAACTCTTCACCCAATTCACCACCTGTGACTTGTATAATTGCTGATGGTGTTATGACCTTCACTCTTGATGCTGCCCATGAATTGGGAATTCCTGAAGTGCTTTTCTGGACAACAAGTGCTTGTGGCTTCTTGGCCTACGCTCAATATCACCGTCTTATTGAAGAGGGTCTCACCCCTCTTAAAG ATGAAAGTCATTTCACGAACGGATATTTAGACACCGTTGTAGATTGGTTGCCGGGCATGAAAGATATCCGTTTGAAGGACATTCCGAGTTTCATTAGAACCACAGACCCAAATGATGTCATGTTGGAGTTTATGGTGGGTGAGACAGAACGGACCAAAAAAGCTTCAGCTGTGGTTTTGAACACTTTCGAGTCTTTTGAGAAGGAAGCTTTGGATGcaatttcttctttgtttcCACCAACTTACTCCGTCGGACCCCTAAACCTACTATTCAGTCAGATTCCGGCAGACAACGAGTTGAAGGCGATTGCGTCGAGCCTATGGACCGAAGACAAAGAGTGTCTCGACTGGCTCGACACCAAAGAACCTAACTCAGTGGTTTATGTGAATTTTGGAAGCACCACAGTCATGACAAATGAGCAGCTAGTTGAGTTCTCTTGGGGACTTGCAAATAGCAACAAGACATTTCTGTGGATCATTAGGCCTGGCCTTGTTGCTGGAGACTCAGCTGTGGTTCCTCCGGAGTTTTTGGAAGAGACCGGGGGAAGAGGTAAGTTGGCAAGTTGGTGCCCTCAGGAACAAGTTCTGACCCACCCGGCCATCGGAGGGTTTTTGACGCACAGTGGATGGAACTCTACCCTTGAGAGTTTGTGCGGCGGAGTGCCGATGATCTGCTGGCCTTTCTTTGCCGAGCAGCAGACCAACTGTAGGTACGCATGCAAACACTGGGGAATAGGCATTGAGATAGAGGATGAGGTGAAAAGAGATTACATTGAAGGTCTGGTGAGAAGATTAATGGAGGGAGAAGAGGGCAAAGAGATGAGGAAGAACGCGTTGGGatggaagaagaagatagagaaGGCCACTAGTCCTAAGGGGTCATCTGTTTTGGATTTGGACAACCTCATTAACCAGGTTCTAATTGCTCCGTGA